The genomic interval CGACCAACTACGCCACGCCGATCTCCACCCTCCAGCCGGGCCTGGACGGCCACCGCCTCTCCCGCACGCGGTGGCAGGCCCCGCGCATCGTTCCGTCCTCCCAGGACGTGCCCATTCCCAATTGGATCGTCGTCTCCCGTTCCGGCCCCACGCAGAACACCTCCCTGGGCAGCCTTTCCGACCTTTCCCCGACCAATTGGAACGCGGCGATCGGCCGCTACGCCTTCGTGATCTACGACGTCAGCGGCCTTTTGGACGCCAACGTGGCGGGCATTGCCTCCTCCGACACCCGCACGGGTCAAAAAGGAACCGCCGCGGTGGCCAACCTGGAATCCCTGGGCCTTTCCCTGGGGGCCTTTTTCAAGTGGCGCGACAGCAATCAGCTGACCAACACCTACGGCACCGATCCCACTCCGGGCCATCCTGGCTCGCCCGGCCTGCTGGAGATGGGTTTCACCCCGCAGACCAATTATCCCAACCGCAACCAGTTCTACACCCGGGGCGACCTTGTCAGCTATGCCGCGGACACCGGCAATATTCCGGAAAACACCCTGCCGAATTTCTCCACCTTTTCCCGGGCGGCGAACGCGCCGGACATCCCGCAGGCCACCATGGGGAGCGGTTCCTGCATTCTGGCCGGGAACGACACCTCGATCACTTACTATAACCTGCAGGGGCAGCAGAAGAGCTACACCGTCAAGAAAGGGCAGCCCTGGCTCCAGCACAAGTTTCCGCTCTCCCGCCTCCGGTGGTTTGAATACGTCGATTCCACCGGCGCGCCGACGGGCAATTACGCCCAGGCCATCAAGCGGCACTTCGGCCTGAAATGGGTGGCGGACCTGGGGGCCGCCGGCGCGGCCAAGCCCGATTTCGAGGGGGTGCCGGGCTTCATCTACACCTCCCCGGACGGGGATTCCGCCGTCTCCACCATCAAAAACCTCTCCCAGGTCCCGCAGACCCGGGAGCCCGACTTCTTTGAGTGGCTCAAGACCGGCATCGACACGAACAGCCTGGGCGTCAACTTCGGAACCAACAGCCTTACCTATTCCGTCAACCAGGATTCCAGCGTCGATTTTCAACTCGTCCAGATCGGGGCCAATATCATCGACCAGGCGGGCTCCAGCGACGTGCCCACGCGCATCGCATCCGCCGCCGCCCAGGATCGGCAGGGCGGCCCGCTGGTCGCCTTCGGGGTGAAGAACATCCCTTATCTGAATGAAATCCCCATGGCCTATCACCGGCCAAAGAATGCCCCGGCGAACCTCAATTGCTATTTCCAGTTCGAGTTCTGGAATCCGCATCAGAACGCGAGCAAGGCCCTGCTCGATCACTCCGGGCATGCCATCACGCAGTTCCGCGTCCGTCTTTTGGAGGGGGCCCCCTGGCTGAACGCCTATGTGCGCATCAGCGGCAGCGATACGGCCACGACGAGCGTCACCGCCATTGCCACCGCCTCCGAGGTGAACCGCACCATCACCCCTTTCTCTATGAACGGAGGGGCCAACAACACCGCCACCTTTGACGTCACCAGCATGGATTTCAGCGAGCCGCGCGTGTTGGAGAGGGGCTCGCGGGTGAACACGGTGCCGCTGACGATTGCCACCTGTCCCCGCACCTACTCAGTGGGGCCGCCGCCGGAGAGCCCTAACTTCATCGGGCTGGTCGTGGCCTCCAACACCGCGGCGAATCCTGGAATTACGGATGGAACCCGGTTTCAGGTCAGCAAGGACACGGCGAACTTCACGGCTTTCGCGGATCCTGCCACCCCCGCCTACACCTACCCGATGGGGGAGAAGTATTTTAACGCTACGCAGCTGCTGTTCGCCAGGCCCGCCGCCGCCTCTGTCGTCAATCAGCCGGCGGGCGGCAGTCCGGCTCCCATCACGCTGGTGGTGGAAATGAACGCGGACGGACGCTGGATTCCCTTTGAAACAGCGGAGGGGATCACCTCCACGATCCTTGCTTCCATCAACTACACCGGCAGCGTGCCGAACATGTATTCGAATCCGATGAACTGGACGGAGAACATTCCCATGCAGTTCACCACCTCGGTTAGCGCCTGGAATTGGACCAACCCGGGACATGGGGGGTCGCAGTATAACCCCAAAACCACCGCGGCCATCACCGATTCCGACCGGGGACGGCTCTATTACGGATGGCAGGATGTGCGCACGCGGCAGTCTTTCATAAAGATCGACCCCCGCACCCGGCGCTGGGGGTTGCCCTCCACCCAGTTCGGCTCGCCGGGCTTGAGCATGCGGGAGACGTCCTCCGCCTTTAACGCGAAGTTCAGCTCGCTCCAGGACAATTGGGATTCGGCCTTCGTGAACAACAACGTGACCGCTCCCATCTTGGGGGTGGCCGATTTAGCCCGCAATCTATCCTCTCCCAACAACACGGTTGCCCGCACCTATTCCGTGAAAGACAAGGATGTCGTGCGTCCCGCCGACTGGGCCTATATCCCGGACGCCGATTTCCCTTCCATCCCCGGGAAGACCACGGCCCGCCCGGTCATCCTCAACCGCCCGTTCCGCTCCGTGGCGGAGCTGGGCTATGTCTTCCGCGACACGCCGTGGAAGACGATCGATTTCTTCGAGTCGCAGAGCGCCGACTTGGGGCTGCTGGACGTCTTCTGCGTGGAGGACAATTACGCTTCCCCGGGAAAGGTGAACCCGAACGCGGCCTCGCTGGCCGTCCTGCAGTCCTTGATCCAGGGATCGGCCTTGAACAGCGCGGCGTTCGCTCTGGGGGGAGGGGATGTGGATACGGGCGTCGCCCAGGCCCTGGCGGCCAGTCTGACCAACGGACCCTCCTTGCGCAGCGACCAGGACGTGGTGAAGCGCTTCCTCTCCAGCACGGAATACACCGGCGTCCAAAACAAGATCCAGCGGGAGGCCTACGCGCGAGGCCTCATCGGGCAGACCGACACGCGCACCTGGAACTTCCTGATCGACGTGATCGCCCAGGCCGGGCGCTACCCGGTCACGGCGCGGGACCTGAGCCAGTTTCTCACCACCGGGGAGCGCCGGTATTGGGTCCACGTGGCGATCGACCGGGAGACGGGCCGGGTCGTCGACCTCTCGTTCGAGCCGGTCGTCGAGTGACGCGCCCGACCTACTTCGCGTTCTTCGTGACGAGGGGGAAGTCGTCCGTGCGGAAGGGGACGGCGGGAAAACCCGCCGCGTTGTAGAGGTTTCCCTGGGGATTGTTGGCCCAGTCGTAGCGGACGGCCACGGGCTGCGGCACGGCGGCGCTGCTTAGGACCACGTTTTCCCCTTCGATCTTCGCCGCGTCCGCCCAGTGCCATTTTTTGTCGGCGCCCGCCAGGGCGAAGCCGTCCAGCTCTCCGCCGGGGCTCTGCCGGGTGACGGGGATCATCTTGGGGGAGCCGGTCCGTTCCGGATAGGAATCGGGGAGGGGGCGGGCGGCAAGCCCTTCCGCGTTTTTGAAATGAATGCGGACGGCGTTGCCCTCGACTTTCATCGAGTCGTAGACCGGCCCGGAAAAGGGCACCTGCTGCCCGTAGCTTTGGGCCAGGGCGATGGCGGCCAGCCGCAGGCCGGCGTCCTTTTTATTCCGGGGATGGATGTCGCCCGTCTCTCCCAGATCGATGAGGACGGCCTGGCCGGTGTTGGGCAAGGCCAGGGTGAGGGTCTGTGCCTCGCGCAGTTCCGCCCAGCGGCTCTCCTCCGGCTGCGCGCCGCGCGCTTGGTAGTTGGCCAGCTGGCACCAGTAGAACGGGAAGTCGCCCTCGCTCCATCGTTTGCGCCAATCGTTGATGAGGGTGGGGAAAGCGGTGCGGTAAGCGTAGGCGCGCCCGGCGTTGTTTTCCCCCTGGTACCAGATGGCCCCGCGTAGAGCCATGGGGATGAGGGGGGCGATCATGCCGTTGTAAAGGTAGGCGGGGAGCAGCTGCGGGGCGGGCGCCTTGGCCGGGGCGGCGGGCATCGGCTCGGCTCCGGCGGCCAGGGCGGGGAGCTCTTTCTCCGCCTTGGCCTCCCATTCCCCGGCCAGGGGAATGGAGTAGTCCTGGGAGCGGCAGAGGAAGGGCTGGCGCTTGTCGCCCAGGGCGGCCTCTCCGGAAGGAACGAAAATGCGGATCGCCAGCACGTTGCTCGGCTTCAGGTCGGCTTTGCGGACGACGTATTGGCGTGCATCGGAGGGGGTGGAGCCCGGTTTTTCCGGCGTCATGTCGCCGATTTTTTTCCCGTTCCAATAGACGGTCTCGAAGCCGTTGATGCCGCCCAGATTCAGGGCGAAATCGCGCTCCTCTTTCCCGGGGGGAATCTCGATGCTCCGGCGGACCCAGAAGGCGCCGTTGGCGGGCAAGCCGGTGAGGGGGCCGGGCAGGGTCACCTTCGTCCAGCCTTCGGCGGGGGCGCCGGGCGCGGCGAAGCCTTCGGCAGGAGCGGGCGTGTCCTGGCGGCCATTGGCGGCGGCCCACGCCTGGTATTTTTGGGCGAATTCCTTTTGCAGGGCGGGGAAGGCGGCGTTGGCGGCCAGAAGCTTGTGGCAGTAGGCCTTCAGCTCGGGGTCCTGGTCCAGGGCTTCCTGGCTGGTCCAGGCCTCGACCGGCGTGCCGCCTACGCTCGAGTTGACGAGGCCGACGGGCTCCTTCAGGACGCGCTGCACCTCCTTGCCGAAGTAGTAGGCGACGGCGGAGAAATTCCCCGAATCCTGCGGCCCGGCCAGAACCCAGGAGCCCTTGCAGTCGTCCTGGGGCTTGGCCACCGGGTTCCGGGCCACCTTGAAGACGCGCAGCTGCGGGTTGGCGGAGGCGGCGATCTCCTCTTGGGCGTTCTGGGTCACCTTGAGCTCCAGGTCCATGTTCGACTGGCCGGAGCAGAGCCAGACCTGGCCGACGAGGACGTCCTCCGCCGTCACCTTGTTCGCGGGGCCGGAGACGGTGAGGGTGAAGGGGCCGGGGGCGGAGTCCTTCAGGTTGAGGAGCGCCTTCCATTTTCCGTCGCTTCCGGCGGTGGCGGAGGCCTTGGCGTCTCCCAGGCTGACCTCCACGGCTTCACCCGGCGCGGCGGTGCCCCAGATGGGGACGGCTTCCGCCTTTTGGAGCACGGCGTGGTCGGAAAAGAAGGAGGGGACTTTGACCTCCGCGTGGAGGGGGAGGACGGCGAGGAGAAGCAGGAGAAGGCTCTTTTTCATAAATTATTCCAGGGGGCGGGAGGTTTGGTCCCAGACGGTGAGGTTTTCCAAAGGGCGCGGCGCGGCGGGCCGGAGCCACGCGGCGAAAAGGCCGACGGCCAATACCAGCGCATTGCCGACGATGGCGGTGTAATAGACCTCGATCGGCAGCCGCCAGGCGGCGGGGAGCGCGCCCAGGCGGCCCGCCGTGACCCAGCCGACGAAGGCGATGGAGACGGCCAGCCCGCACCAGACGGCGCCCGATCCGGCGCGGCGGGTGAACATGCCCAGGAGGAAGACCGCCGGGATGCCCGCGAAGAGGAAGGCGGTGATCTCCAGCCAGAGGTCCAGGAGGGTGACGGCCTTGGAAAGGTAGATGAGGTAGCCGCCCCCGATCATGAGTACGGAGATGAGGAAGGAAGTGGCGAAGCCGACGCGGACGTAGTGCTTGTCCGAGCGGCGCGGGGCCAGGAAGGTGCCGTAGAGGTCCCGGACCCAGACCATGCTGGCCGCGTTGATCCCGGCGCTGACCGCCGACATGGCGGAGGCGAAGGCCCCGGCCAGCACCAGCCCGGCGATGCCGCGCGGCAGGTGAGTGACGATGAAGTAGGGGACGATTTGCTCCGCCTTCCGTGCTCCGGCCAGGATTTCCGTGGGGATGGGTGCCGGATGGTGGGAGAAGTAGACGAAAAGAGTGGTCCCCAGGAGCTTGAAGGTGCCCCAGATGGGCACGCAGCCGAAGCCGAGGATGAGGACTCCCTTGCGCGCGTCGGCGGCGGAGCGGGCGGAAACCCACCGCTGGACGGTGGCCTGGTCCAGCATGCCGGTGAGGAACTGCACGAAGCCGACGAGGACGAGCATCATCACCGTCTTGTGCAGGAGGGAGAGCCCCTCCGGCAGGGGATGGAGTGTCCCGTCCGGGCCGGCGTCCCAGAAGGAGAGGCGGTGGCTTTCTATTCCCTCCCGCAGGACCTGGCCGAAGCCGCCCGGCACGTGGCCGACGGCGACGAAGACGCAGAGAAGCGCGCCCAGGAGCAGGAGGATGGTCTGGATCACGTCGGTCCAGACGACGGCGGCGTAGCCGCCCTTCACCGTGTAGAAGGCGGTGATGCCGCCGGTGAGGAGGAGGCTGACCAGGAAGTCGAGGCCCAGGATCGACTGCACCAGGACGGAGAGCAGGTAGAGGATCATGCTGATCCGGAAGAGCTGGGAGAAGAGGAAGAGGACCGCCGCGTAGGCGGAGAGGGAGGCGCCGAAGCGGGCGCGCAGGTAGCCGTAGGCGGAGGAGATGGTCCCGCGCCGGAAGAACGGGATGAAGAAGACGGCGGCGATCACCGCCACCAAGGGGAAGGCCAGGTTGGGCAGGAAGCGGATCCACGTCGTCTTGAAGGCGTCGGCGGGCGCGGCGATGAAGGTGACGGAACTGATGAGCGAGCCGATGAGGCTGATGCCCACCACCACGCCGGAGAAGGAGCGGCCTCCCAGGAAGTATTGGTCGGTCCCGGTGTTCCGCCGGGAAACATAGAGGCCGATCCCGATCATCGACGCGAAGTAGAGGAAGAGGACCGCGAGGTCCACGGGGCCGAGCTGAAGGGTCATGCCAGGAGATGGGCGGCGATTTTTACGACGACCTTGCGCATCGACTTGTGGGTGCCGTCGGCGACTTTCGGCCGGTGCGGCTCCCCGGGGGGAAAGAAGGCGAAGTGGCCGGGGAGGAGGTTGAGGGAGCCCAGGGGCCTGGCCTCGGTCTGCCAGAACTGGACTTCCTTTTCCGGATCGTAGGCGCCCAGGGGGCGGAGCGTGTCGGGCAGGATCCAGTCGATCACCTCGCCGCCGGAAAGGCAGACCTGGACGTCGGCCGTGTGGCGGTGGGACTCCCAGCGGCACTGCTCCGCGGGCAGCGTGTCGTAGCCGTGGACGTTGCCGAACATCTCCTTCCCGCGCAGCTCGACGATGCCGTCGGGATGGGCCGGGGTGACCGTCCTGGCCCAGGCGATGGCCTCCGCCAGGACGGGATGGAAGGGGGTCACCCAGCGGGCGGTGATGCCGTCGAGCGTGTCGGTGATCATGGGGGGGATTACTTCTTGGGGGTGGGGAAGGGGGCGGTGTCGGTGCGGAAGGGGGCGGCGGGAAGTCCGGCTTGGTTGACCAGGTTGGCGTCGGCAGGGTCGTCGTGCCACGCGTAGCGGACGAAGGCGGGGGAGAGGACCTCCGGGCTGGTGAGGACTGCCTCGTCCCCCTCGATCCGGGCGGCGGCGGGCTTGTAGCCGCCGTTGCTGCCCGCGATCTCGAAGCCGCCGGGCGCCGCGTCGCTCCGGCCGGAAAGGCCCTCCGCGTGGGTGAAGCGGACGCGGGCGGAGGCACCGTCCGCCTTCCAGCTTTCGAAGACGGGGCCGGAATCGGCGACGGCCTCCCCGTAGACGCGGGCGCGGGCCAGGAGGGCCAGCCGGTGGCCGACGGGCTCCTTGTCCTTCGGGTGGCGGTTCTTCGGATCGCCCACGTCGATCGTCACGGCCAGGCCGGTGGAGGGGACCTGGGCCTGCGCCTCCCGCAGATAAGGCCAGCCGACGTGGCCGGGGGTATGGTCGCCGCTCATGGCGTCGGAGATATTCGGCAGCTGGACGACGAAGAAGGGCAGGTCTTCCCGCTCCCAACGCTTACGCCAGTCGGCGATGAGGGCGGTGAGGAGGGGGGCATATTCGTCCGCGCGGTTGACGTTTTCCTCTCCCTGGTACCAGAGGACGCCGCGGATCGCGTAGGGGACGAGGCCGTTCAGCATCCCGCCGTGGAGGCCGGTGGGGGTGTGGAAGTCCCCGGGGCCGAAGGGCGGGGCGGGCTTGTGGGGCGGCACGGGCTGCGCGTCGACTTGGGCGTCGTCCGCCTTGATCTGCCAGGCGGCCAGGTCCTTCTCATAGGCTTCCTTCAGCCGGGGATAGTCGGCCATCGCCTGGGCCCAGCGGCTGCGGATGGCGGAAAACTTCGGCTCGGAGTCCAGGGCCTCGGGAGACAGCCAGGCCTCGATGGGGGAGCCGCCCTTGGAGGAATTGATGAGGCCGACGGGAACGTTCAGGGCCTTCCGCAGGTCGCGGGCGAAGTAGTAGCCCGCGGCGGTGTAGTCTCCCACGGTCTGCGGCGTGCAGGGGATCCACTTGCCCTTCACCGTGTCGAGCGGCTTTTCCGAAAGGACGTAGGCGACCTTGAACTCGCGCAGGAGGGGGTCGTTGGCGGCCGCCGCCGCTTCCTGGGCGCCGTTGGCCTGCTTGACCATGAAGGCCATGTTCGACTGGCCGGAGCAGAGCCAGACCTCGCCCGTCACCACGTCGGTGAAGCGGAGGCTTTCCGTGCCGGAGCGGATCTCCAGCTCGCCGCTCTTGCCGGTTTCCAGGGCGGGGAGGGTGGCGCGCCAGCGGCCCTCGCCGTCGGCAGCCGCCTGCGCGGTTTTCCCGTCGTAGGAGACGGCCACTTCCTGCCCCGGAGAGGCGGTGCCCCAGACGGGGACGGGGACGCCCTGCTGGAGG from Verrucomicrobium sp. carries:
- a CDS encoding sialate O-acetylesterase; amino-acid sequence: MKKSLLLLLLAVLPLHAEVKVPSFFSDHAVLQKAEAVPIWGTAAPGEAVEVSLGDAKASATAGSDGKWKALLNLKDSAPGPFTLTVSGPANKVTAEDVLVGQVWLCSGQSNMDLELKVTQNAQEEIAASANPQLRVFKVARNPVAKPQDDCKGSWVLAGPQDSGNFSAVAYYFGKEVQRVLKEPVGLVNSSVGGTPVEAWTSQEALDQDPELKAYCHKLLAANAAFPALQKEFAQKYQAWAAANGRQDTPAPAEGFAAPGAPAEGWTKVTLPGPLTGLPANGAFWVRRSIEIPPGKEERDFALNLGGINGFETVYWNGKKIGDMTPEKPGSTPSDARQYVVRKADLKPSNVLAIRIFVPSGEAALGDKRQPFLCRSQDYSIPLAGEWEAKAEKELPALAAGAEPMPAAPAKAPAPQLLPAYLYNGMIAPLIPMALRGAIWYQGENNAGRAYAYRTAFPTLINDWRKRWSEGDFPFYWCQLANYQARGAQPEESRWAELREAQTLTLALPNTGQAVLIDLGETGDIHPRNKKDAGLRLAAIALAQSYGQQVPFSGPVYDSMKVEGNAVRIHFKNAEGLAARPLPDSYPERTGSPKMIPVTRQSPGGELDGFALAGADKKWHWADAAKIEGENVVLSSAAVPQPVAVRYDWANNPQGNLYNAAGFPAVPFRTDDFPLVTKNAK
- a CDS encoding YhcH/YjgK/YiaL family protein, producing the protein MITDTLDGITARWVTPFHPVLAEAIAWARTVTPAHPDGIVELRGKEMFGNVHGYDTLPAEQCRWESHRHTADVQVCLSGGEVIDWILPDTLRPLGAYDPEKEVQFWQTEARPLGSLNLLPGHFAFFPPGEPHRPKVADGTHKSMRKVVVKIAAHLLA
- a CDS encoding sodium/solute symporter (Members of the Solute:Sodium Symporter (SSS), TC 2.A.21 as described in tcdb.org, catalyze solute:Na+ symport. Known solutes for members of the family include sugars, amino acids, nucleosides, inositols, vitamins, urea or anions, depending on the system.), with product MTLQLGPVDLAVLFLYFASMIGIGLYVSRRNTGTDQYFLGGRSFSGVVVGISLIGSLISSVTFIAAPADAFKTTWIRFLPNLAFPLVAVIAAVFFIPFFRRGTISSAYGYLRARFGASLSAYAAVLFLFSQLFRISMILYLLSVLVQSILGLDFLVSLLLTGGITAFYTVKGGYAAVVWTDVIQTILLLLGALLCVFVAVGHVPGGFGQVLREGIESHRLSFWDAGPDGTLHPLPEGLSLLHKTVMMLVLVGFVQFLTGMLDQATVQRWVSARSAADARKGVLILGFGCVPIWGTFKLLGTTLFVYFSHHPAPIPTEILAGARKAEQIVPYFIVTHLPRGIAGLVLAGAFASAMSAVSAGINAASMVWVRDLYGTFLAPRRSDKHYVRVGFATSFLISVLMIGGGYLIYLSKAVTLLDLWLEITAFLFAGIPAVFLLGMFTRRAGSGAVWCGLAVSIAFVGWVTAGRLGALPAAWRLPIEVYYTAIVGNALVLAVGLFAAWLRPAAPRPLENLTVWDQTSRPLE